A region of the Kaistia geumhonensis genome:
CACGCCGGCTGCATCTTCGAGCACGAGATGGCGCGCCTGCCATCCGGAGCGCGCCACGGCGCAGCCGGCTGCTTCCAGGCAGCGCAGGAAATCATGCGCGATGAAGGGGTTGTAGGGCTGAGGCAGCGGGTCGCCACCGCCGCTGTCTGCGCGAAGCGCCCGCAGGGTCGCGCCGACATCCTCGCCGAGCGGGCGAACGGAATCCCATCCCGGATTGGCGCAGCCGTCCCAGGCGGCACGCTCGATCTCGGTCAACGATGAGAGAACGGTGAGGCGCGCGTGGGTTGCGCTCATCGGCACGGGTCATCCTGCGGCGGGAGGCCGACTGCAAATCTAGGCGTCGGGGCGGCTTTTGGAAGGGCCGCGCTCAGGCGTCGGGATCGAAGCCCTCGAAGGTGATCTGATCGGCGACCCGGCGCGCCTTCTCGCGGTCGGCCGGCGTGCGGATGGTCCAGGTGATCAGCGGTCGTCCGATGGCCCGCAGCACCGAAGTCGCGAGGGTCGGCAGGCCGTGGATGTCGTAGGAGACGAAGGCGGCGCCGACCCGCGGCACATCGAGGACGTGCCGCAGCCGCCGCCGCTTCGTCGCCGGCAGGAAGCCCCAGTCGTTCAGATCGGTGTAGCGGTCGGCGACGATGCCGCGCGGGATCTGCGGCGTGAGCCGCTGCATGGCGGCCATGGAGTCGGGATCGAAGGACATGACCACCACGGGACCGTCATAGCCGGCGAGGATCGGCGCCGCCGCCTCTTCCAGCTTCCGGTTGCCCGAGAAATCGCTCTTCAGCTCCAGCACCAGCGGTACCGCGCCGGCGACCGTCGCGAGCAGTTCGCCGAGCGTCGGCACGCGGTCGCTGCCGCTGCGGAAATCGAGCGACTTGAGGGCCGAAAGACTGAAGCCGTCGACACGGCCGGTCCCCTCGAGGACCCGGTCGACCGTATCGTCATGGAAGACGACCACCGCGCCGTCCGCCGAAAGCTGCAGGTCGACCTCGATCGCGAAGCGATGCTCCACCGCCGCGCGGACGGCCGAGAGCGTGTTCTCCACGCGGCCTGCGGCGGCATCGTGGTAGCCGCGATGGGCGATCGGACGCGCGGTCAGCCAGGCGGGAGCCATACGGTGCGTCCTCAGGCGATCTCGATGATCGCTTCCACCTCGACGGCGACGCCGAAGGGTAGGCCACCGACGCCGACCGCCGAACGGGCGTGGCGGCCCTTCTCGTCGAAGATCTCGACCATGAAATCCGACGCGCCGTTGACGACCTTCGGCTGATCGGTGAAGGCGGGCGTGCCGTTCACGAAGCCGGTGAGCTTCACAATCCGCGCGACGCGGTCGAGATCGCCGAGGGCGGCGCGCGCCTGCGCCAGGATGTTGATCGCGCAAAGCCTGGCCGCGGCCCGGCCTTCCTCGATGCCGAACTCCTCGCCGAGCTTGCCGACATAATCGACACCGTTCGGGCCGACCGGGATCTGGCCGGAGATGTAGAGCATTCCCCGGCTTTCGACGAAGGGAACATAGTTGGCGGCTGGCGCGGCCGGCTGCGGCAGCGTGATGCCGAGCGAGGCGAGGCGGGCTTCGATGGCGCTCATGGGCACGGACTCCGGCAGGAACGGATCAGAAGGGAACCGCGCTGGTTTCGCCCGATTTCGGCCGTGCTGCAAGGCAATAAGCGGTTCATCATCCCGGGCATCGTCGCGAATCGTCGTGGACTTTGCAGCCTTTCGAGATTGAAATGGGATGATGTCGCGGTGACGACGGAGGAGTGCCCCAGACGATGCCCGCTTCGGTGCTTCAGCGCATGACGGCCAGGACCCTTTGCTCCGCCGCCCTTTTCGCGGCCCTCGCGGGCGCGGCCGGCACGGCGCTCGCCGCGACGGGCAGCGTCACCGCGATGGTCGCCCACCGCGCCGTCTACGACCTGACGCTCGACCAAGACAGTTCCTCGGACACCGTGAGCGACGCCGAAGGACGCATGGTCTATGATTTCGCCGGCTCGGCCTGCGACGGCTATACGACGCGGCTCCGCTTCGTGACGCGCATCAGCGACGAGGACGGCAATGCACGGCTGACCGACGTTGCGACGACGACCTTCGAGGATGTTGCCGGCAAGACCTTCAACTTCTCGACCAAGAGCTTCGTCGACGGCACGATCTCGGAGGATAGCTCGGGTTCGGCCGCGCGCGGCGCCGGCGACGTGCAGGTGACCATCGCGAAGCCGAAGCCGGCGCATTTCACGA
Encoded here:
- a CDS encoding glycerophosphodiester phosphodiesterase family protein, which produces MAPAWLTARPIAHRGYHDAAAGRVENTLSAVRAAVEHRFAIEVDLQLSADGAVVVFHDDTVDRVLEGTGRVDGFSLSALKSLDFRSGSDRVPTLGELLATVAGAVPLVLELKSDFSGNRKLEEAAAPILAGYDGPVVVMSFDPDSMAAMQRLTPQIPRGIVADRYTDLNDWGFLPATKRRRLRHVLDVPRVGAAFVSYDIHGLPTLATSVLRAIGRPLITWTIRTPADREKARRVADQITFEGFDPDA
- a CDS encoding RidA family protein; its protein translation is MSAIEARLASLGITLPQPAAPAANYVPFVESRGMLYISGQIPVGPNGVDYVGKLGEEFGIEEGRAAARLCAINILAQARAALGDLDRVARIVKLTGFVNGTPAFTDQPKVVNGASDFMVEIFDEKGRHARSAVGVGGLPFGVAVEVEAIIEIA
- a CDS encoding cell envelope integrity EipB family protein, yielding MTARTLCSAALFAALAGAAGTALAATGSVTAMVAHRAVYDLTLDQDSSSDTVSDAEGRMVYDFAGSACDGYTTRLRFVTRISDEDGNARLTDVATTTFEDVAGKTFNFSTKSFVDGTISEDSSGSAARGAGDVQVTIAKPKPAHFTIPQNFSFPNQHLAAIIDAARAGKHFMQIDLYDGSDQGKKSYATSAVIGAENAGTDDLGDEATARGAGLANIRSWPVTISYFTDEKSDGEQKPSYELSFIIYENGITRRMKLDYGDFALKGKLVQLDLSPTKVAAKNCR